A stretch of Mobula birostris isolate sMobBir1 chromosome 2, sMobBir1.hap1, whole genome shotgun sequence DNA encodes these proteins:
- the LOC140191700 gene encoding bcl-2-associated transcription factor 1-like isoform X2, with protein sequence MVRSNSRSHSSRSRSRSCSSSRSRSHSRSRSRKKRYRSYSRSRSRDRNYSRDYRDFRGNRGMRRPYGHRARGRGYYQGGPRYYRGGYRLNWQNRRQSRSPRRGRSRSRTPKHRFISQRSRSRSRQSRRSSSARSAASSSSCSSSRHSRSPVTSKQRRSTDKHTKKIDVSVPQGESGKNKQIETLATDVKCDSDSTKVHSEFRKTPPIRSESWAGLSTYNDNSPRSHHSLSSLPSPCSLSPTRSVPSQHSFSQTEPPRRSTSKTSPPSSSLQHSPEQHSSSAHSASQYSPSQCSPIRKSPTKVVSAQHSVPREDARLKQFAFSGDALDLKFSKSKYLKRYVEKEESRTFVLDRGDGREKDAQKEKGLEKDRAKGREWGNKGGVDYGSSKGEYMRKEAEKIHLTESPEKCRQFSLVGLSDEIAELDNYRSKFQYTVTNQKEKDYESHWDTGCEEDKYNTKIVIRRTKDHDRFEDDRFFKFNVASFSSSAIKEKLREDDKYVEKKYEERTAPKKDSISPEPVKVEIFKEFFDPCSSLPQSKTMDVRERDKMSFTEESPPRMKTFPAASCQPEVKLKVPSSQLEDSVLPASSLTTERLLSSALVHSNTKEQGFRSIFDHLKFPQFYRSSSESFIHHIVTLVHHVKEHYFKSSGMTINERFTMHQKTAGDHGPRQKSPEIHRRIDISPNSLRKHTCITEEDLCSKEENRKAEKKLKCDAADLRLDIDRRRKEKSKEREGSLESSTSKKLSLEKPGKDQKEYKDVKSFKEGSKYRNKDRDHSSCSSSPSPEPHEDREVRKERDDGPSGFKSFQGHTDSAVFQGRGRSRGNFQFRIKGGRGRARGAFSGLSTVSTTTTNPNFQKRSKEEEWDPEYTPKSKKYFLHDDRDDGVDYWAKRGRGRGTFPRGRGRFIFKKSSSSPKWTHDKYQGSDEKEEENGGIEDEEERKDRHKE encoded by the exons ATGGTTCGATCTAATTCTAGATCTCATTCATCGAGATCAAGGTCTCGTTCTTGCTCCAGTTCTAGGTCAAGGTCTCATTCTAGATCCCGTTCCAGAAAAAAGAGATACAG ATCCTACTCTCGATCTCGCAGTAGGGATCGTAACTATTCCCGAGATTATCGAGATTTTCGTGGTAACAGAGGAATGAGACGTCCCTATGGTCATCGTGCAAGAGGGAGAGGCTATTATCAAGGAGGACCTCGATATTATCGAGGTGGCTATAGGCTTAACTGGCAGAATCGAAGACAGTCTCGTAGTCCACGGCGAGGCCGTTCAAGATCAAGAACGCCAAAACATAGATTTATATCTCAAAGATCCAGAAGTCGATCTCGACAATCACGTCGATCGTCCTCTGCAAGGTCAGCTGCTTCATCATCTTCCTGTTCTTCTTCACGTCATAGCAGATCTCCAGTAACTTCAAAACAGCGCAGGTCCACTGACAAGCATACAAAGAAAATTGATGTATCTGTTCCACAAGGGGAATCTGGAAAGAACAAGCAAATAGAAACACTTGCCACTGAtgttaaatgtgattctgattctactaAGGTGCACAGTGAGTTTCGTAAAACTCCTCCCATTCGAAGTGAAAGCTGGGCAGGGCTTTCAACCTACAATGACAATAGTCCAAGATCCCATCACAGTTTATCTTCACTTCCCAGTCCATGTAGCCTTAGTCCTACACGTTCTGTTCCTTCTCAGCACAGTTTCTCACAGACTGAGCCACCTAGACGGAGTACATCTAAGACCAGTCCACCATCCTCAAGTTTGCAACACAGCCCAGAACAGCATAGCTCCTCAGCACACAGTGCATCGCAATACAGCCCTTCTCAGTGCAGTCCAATACGAAAAAGTCCTACTAAAGTTGTTTCAGCTCAACACAGTGTTCCCAGAGAAGATGCTCGACTGAAACAGTTTGCCTTTTCTGGTGATGCCCTGGACCTGAAATTCAGTAAATCCAAGTACCTGAAAAG aTATGTCGAGAAAGAGGAGAGTAGAACCTTTGTGCTGGATAGAGGAGATGGAAGAGAGAAAGATGCTCAAAAGGAAAAAGGCTTGGAGAAAGACAGGGcaaagggaagggaatgggggaATAAAGGAGGAGTAGATTATGGTAGCTCTAAAGGAGAGTATATGAGGAAGGAAGCTGAAAAAATACATTTAACTGAGTCTCCAGAGAAGTGCAGACAGTTTAGTTTAGTTGGGTTATCTGACGAAATAGCTGAATTAGATAATTATAGATCTAAATTTCAATATACTGTGACAAATCAAAAGGAAAAGGACTATGAATCTCATTGGGATACTGGCTGTGAGGAAGATAAATATAACACAAAAATTGTAATCAGAAGAACAAAAGACCACGATAGGTTTGAAGAtgatagattttttaaatttaatgtGGCTAGCTTTTCATCTAGTGCAATTAAAGAGAAGCTTAGGGAAGATGACAAGTACGTAGAGAAAAAATATGAGGAAAGAACAGCACCAAAGAAAGATTCTATCTCACCTGAGCCAGTGAAAGTTGAAATATTCAAAGAGTTCTTTGATCCATGCTCTTCATTGCCACAATCAAAAACCATGGATGTCAGAGAAAGGGATAAAATGTCTTTCACAGAGGAAAGCCCGCCTAGAATGAAAACCTTCCCTGCTGCATCCTGTCAACCTGAAGTGAAATTGAAAGTGCCATCCTCCCAGCTAGAAGATTCTGTCCT ACCTGCAAGTTCTTTGACAACTGAAAGACTACTATCCAGTGCTCTTGTCCACTCCAACACGAAAGAGCAAGGATTCCGTTCTATCTTTGATCACCTTAAGTTTCCTCAGTTTTACAGAAGTTCATCAGAGTCATTTATTCATCATATTGTGACCCTGGTTCATCATGTTAAAG AGCATTATTTCAAGTCATCAGGAATGACCATAAATGAACGCTTTACAATGCATCAGAAGACAGCAGGAGATCATGGACCTAGGCAGAAAAGTCCTGAAATCCATAG GAGAATTGACATTTCTCCCAACTCTCTACGAAAACATACTTGCATCACAGAGGAAGACTTGTGCTCCAAGGAAGAGAACCGAAAG gcagaaaaaaaattgaaatgtgATGCAGCTGACTTGCGCCTTGATATTGATCGACGCAGAAAAGAGAAAAGTAAAGAACGTGAAGGTTCACTAGAATCCAGTACATCAAAGAAACTTTCCTTAGAAAAACCAGGGAAAGACCAAAAAGAGTACAAAGATGTCAAATCCTTCAAGGAGGGAAG CAAGTACAGAAATAAAGATCGGGATCATTCCAGTTGCTCATCATCACCTTCACCTGAACCTCATGAAGATAGAGAAGTCAGAAAAGAAAGGGATGATGGACCAAGTGGCTTTAAGTCGTTCCAAGGACATACAGATAGTGCAGTTTTTCAAGGGCGAGGAAGATCCAGAGGAAATTTT CAGTTTCGAATAAAAGGTGGCAGAGGGAGAGCCAGGGGAGCTTTCTCTGGTTTGAGTACTGTTTCCACCACTACTACAAATCCAAATTTTCAAAAGCGATCCAAGGAGGAGGAGTGGGATCCTGAATACACTCCAAAGAGCAAGAAATACTTCTTG
- the LOC140191700 gene encoding bcl-2-associated transcription factor 1-like isoform X1: MVRSNSRSHSSRSRSRSCSSSRSRSHSRSRSRKKRYSSRSRSRSYSRSRSRDRNYSRDYRDFRGNRGMRRPYGHRARGRGYYQGGPRYYRGGYRLNWQNRRQSRSPRRGRSRSRTPKHRFISQRSRSRSRQSRRSSSARSAASSSSCSSSRHSRSPVTSKQRRSTDKHTKKIDVSVPQGESGKNKQIETLATDVKCDSDSTKVHSEFRKTPPIRSESWAGLSTYNDNSPRSHHSLSSLPSPCSLSPTRSVPSQHSFSQTEPPRRSTSKTSPPSSSLQHSPEQHSSSAHSASQYSPSQCSPIRKSPTKVVSAQHSVPREDARLKQFAFSGDALDLKFSKSKYLKRYVEKEESRTFVLDRGDGREKDAQKEKGLEKDRAKGREWGNKGGVDYGSSKGEYMRKEAEKIHLTESPEKCRQFSLVGLSDEIAELDNYRSKFQYTVTNQKEKDYESHWDTGCEEDKYNTKIVIRRTKDHDRFEDDRFFKFNVASFSSSAIKEKLREDDKYVEKKYEERTAPKKDSISPEPVKVEIFKEFFDPCSSLPQSKTMDVRERDKMSFTEESPPRMKTFPAASCQPEVKLKVPSSQLEDSVLPASSLTTERLLSSALVHSNTKEQGFRSIFDHLKFPQFYRSSSESFIHHIVTLVHHVKEHYFKSSGMTINERFTMHQKTAGDHGPRQKSPEIHRRIDISPNSLRKHTCITEEDLCSKEENRKAEKKLKCDAADLRLDIDRRRKEKSKEREGSLESSTSKKLSLEKPGKDQKEYKDVKSFKEGSKYRNKDRDHSSCSSSPSPEPHEDREVRKERDDGPSGFKSFQGHTDSAVFQGRGRSRGNFQFRIKGGRGRARGAFSGLSTVSTTTTNPNFQKRSKEEEWDPEYTPKSKKYFLHDDRDDGVDYWAKRGRGRGTFPRGRGRFIFKKSSSSPKWTHDKYQGSDEKEEENGGIEDEEERKDRHKE, from the exons ATGGTTCGATCTAATTCTAGATCTCATTCATCGAGATCAAGGTCTCGTTCTTGCTCCAGTTCTAGGTCAAGGTCTCATTCTAGATCCCGTTCCAGAAAAAAGAGATACAG CTCTAGATCTCGTTCTAGATCCTACTCTCGATCTCGCAGTAGGGATCGTAACTATTCCCGAGATTATCGAGATTTTCGTGGTAACAGAGGAATGAGACGTCCCTATGGTCATCGTGCAAGAGGGAGAGGCTATTATCAAGGAGGACCTCGATATTATCGAGGTGGCTATAGGCTTAACTGGCAGAATCGAAGACAGTCTCGTAGTCCACGGCGAGGCCGTTCAAGATCAAGAACGCCAAAACATAGATTTATATCTCAAAGATCCAGAAGTCGATCTCGACAATCACGTCGATCGTCCTCTGCAAGGTCAGCTGCTTCATCATCTTCCTGTTCTTCTTCACGTCATAGCAGATCTCCAGTAACTTCAAAACAGCGCAGGTCCACTGACAAGCATACAAAGAAAATTGATGTATCTGTTCCACAAGGGGAATCTGGAAAGAACAAGCAAATAGAAACACTTGCCACTGAtgttaaatgtgattctgattctactaAGGTGCACAGTGAGTTTCGTAAAACTCCTCCCATTCGAAGTGAAAGCTGGGCAGGGCTTTCAACCTACAATGACAATAGTCCAAGATCCCATCACAGTTTATCTTCACTTCCCAGTCCATGTAGCCTTAGTCCTACACGTTCTGTTCCTTCTCAGCACAGTTTCTCACAGACTGAGCCACCTAGACGGAGTACATCTAAGACCAGTCCACCATCCTCAAGTTTGCAACACAGCCCAGAACAGCATAGCTCCTCAGCACACAGTGCATCGCAATACAGCCCTTCTCAGTGCAGTCCAATACGAAAAAGTCCTACTAAAGTTGTTTCAGCTCAACACAGTGTTCCCAGAGAAGATGCTCGACTGAAACAGTTTGCCTTTTCTGGTGATGCCCTGGACCTGAAATTCAGTAAATCCAAGTACCTGAAAAG aTATGTCGAGAAAGAGGAGAGTAGAACCTTTGTGCTGGATAGAGGAGATGGAAGAGAGAAAGATGCTCAAAAGGAAAAAGGCTTGGAGAAAGACAGGGcaaagggaagggaatgggggaATAAAGGAGGAGTAGATTATGGTAGCTCTAAAGGAGAGTATATGAGGAAGGAAGCTGAAAAAATACATTTAACTGAGTCTCCAGAGAAGTGCAGACAGTTTAGTTTAGTTGGGTTATCTGACGAAATAGCTGAATTAGATAATTATAGATCTAAATTTCAATATACTGTGACAAATCAAAAGGAAAAGGACTATGAATCTCATTGGGATACTGGCTGTGAGGAAGATAAATATAACACAAAAATTGTAATCAGAAGAACAAAAGACCACGATAGGTTTGAAGAtgatagattttttaaatttaatgtGGCTAGCTTTTCATCTAGTGCAATTAAAGAGAAGCTTAGGGAAGATGACAAGTACGTAGAGAAAAAATATGAGGAAAGAACAGCACCAAAGAAAGATTCTATCTCACCTGAGCCAGTGAAAGTTGAAATATTCAAAGAGTTCTTTGATCCATGCTCTTCATTGCCACAATCAAAAACCATGGATGTCAGAGAAAGGGATAAAATGTCTTTCACAGAGGAAAGCCCGCCTAGAATGAAAACCTTCCCTGCTGCATCCTGTCAACCTGAAGTGAAATTGAAAGTGCCATCCTCCCAGCTAGAAGATTCTGTCCT ACCTGCAAGTTCTTTGACAACTGAAAGACTACTATCCAGTGCTCTTGTCCACTCCAACACGAAAGAGCAAGGATTCCGTTCTATCTTTGATCACCTTAAGTTTCCTCAGTTTTACAGAAGTTCATCAGAGTCATTTATTCATCATATTGTGACCCTGGTTCATCATGTTAAAG AGCATTATTTCAAGTCATCAGGAATGACCATAAATGAACGCTTTACAATGCATCAGAAGACAGCAGGAGATCATGGACCTAGGCAGAAAAGTCCTGAAATCCATAG GAGAATTGACATTTCTCCCAACTCTCTACGAAAACATACTTGCATCACAGAGGAAGACTTGTGCTCCAAGGAAGAGAACCGAAAG gcagaaaaaaaattgaaatgtgATGCAGCTGACTTGCGCCTTGATATTGATCGACGCAGAAAAGAGAAAAGTAAAGAACGTGAAGGTTCACTAGAATCCAGTACATCAAAGAAACTTTCCTTAGAAAAACCAGGGAAAGACCAAAAAGAGTACAAAGATGTCAAATCCTTCAAGGAGGGAAG CAAGTACAGAAATAAAGATCGGGATCATTCCAGTTGCTCATCATCACCTTCACCTGAACCTCATGAAGATAGAGAAGTCAGAAAAGAAAGGGATGATGGACCAAGTGGCTTTAAGTCGTTCCAAGGACATACAGATAGTGCAGTTTTTCAAGGGCGAGGAAGATCCAGAGGAAATTTT CAGTTTCGAATAAAAGGTGGCAGAGGGAGAGCCAGGGGAGCTTTCTCTGGTTTGAGTACTGTTTCCACCACTACTACAAATCCAAATTTTCAAAAGCGATCCAAGGAGGAGGAGTGGGATCCTGAATACACTCCAAAGAGCAAGAAATACTTCTTG
- the LOC140191700 gene encoding bcl-2-associated transcription factor 1-like isoform X3, protein MVRSNSRSHSSRSRSRSCSSSRSRSHSRSRSRKKRYSSRSRSRSYSRSRSRDRNYSRDYRDFRGNRGMRRPYGHRARGRGYYQGGPRYYRGGYRLNWQNRRQSRSPRRGRSRSRTPKHRFISQRSRSRSRQSRRSSSARSAASSSSCSSSRHSRSPVTSKQRRSTDKHTKKIDVSVPQGESGKNKQIETLATDVKCDSDSTKVHSEFRKTPPIRSESWAGLSTYNDNSPRSHHSLSSLPSPCSLSPTRSVPSQHSFSQTEPPRRSTSKTSPPSSSLQHSPEQHSSSAHSASQYSPSQCSPIRKSPTKVVSAQHSVPREDARLKQFAFSGDALDLKFSKSKYLKRYVEKEESRTFVLDRGDGREKDAQKEKGLEKDRAKGREWGNKGGVDYGSSKGEYMRKEAEKIHLTESPEKCRQFSLVGLSDEIAELDNYRSKFQYTVTNQKEKDYESHWDTGCEEDKYNTKIVIRRTKDHDRFEDDRFFKFNVASFSSSAIKEKLREDDKYVEKKYEERTAPKKDSISPEPVKVEIFKEFFDPCSSLPQSKTMDVRERDKMSFTEESPPRMKTFPAASCQPEVKLKVPSSQLEDSVLPASSLTTERLLSSALVHSNTKEQGFRSIFDHLKFPQFYRSSSESFIHHIVTLVHHVKEHYFKSSGMTINERFTMHQKTAGDHGPRQKSPEIHRRIDISPNSLRKHTCITEEDLCSKEENRKAEKKLKCDAADLRLDIDRRRKEKSKEREGSLESSTSKKLSLEKPGKDQKEYKDVKSFKEGSKYRNKDRDHSSCSSSPSPEPHEDREVRKERDDGPSGFKSFQGHTDSAVFQGRGRSRGNFQFRIKGGRGRARGAFSGLSTVSTTTTNPNFQKRSKEEEWDPEYTPKSKKYFLEHHI, encoded by the exons ATGGTTCGATCTAATTCTAGATCTCATTCATCGAGATCAAGGTCTCGTTCTTGCTCCAGTTCTAGGTCAAGGTCTCATTCTAGATCCCGTTCCAGAAAAAAGAGATACAG CTCTAGATCTCGTTCTAGATCCTACTCTCGATCTCGCAGTAGGGATCGTAACTATTCCCGAGATTATCGAGATTTTCGTGGTAACAGAGGAATGAGACGTCCCTATGGTCATCGTGCAAGAGGGAGAGGCTATTATCAAGGAGGACCTCGATATTATCGAGGTGGCTATAGGCTTAACTGGCAGAATCGAAGACAGTCTCGTAGTCCACGGCGAGGCCGTTCAAGATCAAGAACGCCAAAACATAGATTTATATCTCAAAGATCCAGAAGTCGATCTCGACAATCACGTCGATCGTCCTCTGCAAGGTCAGCTGCTTCATCATCTTCCTGTTCTTCTTCACGTCATAGCAGATCTCCAGTAACTTCAAAACAGCGCAGGTCCACTGACAAGCATACAAAGAAAATTGATGTATCTGTTCCACAAGGGGAATCTGGAAAGAACAAGCAAATAGAAACACTTGCCACTGAtgttaaatgtgattctgattctactaAGGTGCACAGTGAGTTTCGTAAAACTCCTCCCATTCGAAGTGAAAGCTGGGCAGGGCTTTCAACCTACAATGACAATAGTCCAAGATCCCATCACAGTTTATCTTCACTTCCCAGTCCATGTAGCCTTAGTCCTACACGTTCTGTTCCTTCTCAGCACAGTTTCTCACAGACTGAGCCACCTAGACGGAGTACATCTAAGACCAGTCCACCATCCTCAAGTTTGCAACACAGCCCAGAACAGCATAGCTCCTCAGCACACAGTGCATCGCAATACAGCCCTTCTCAGTGCAGTCCAATACGAAAAAGTCCTACTAAAGTTGTTTCAGCTCAACACAGTGTTCCCAGAGAAGATGCTCGACTGAAACAGTTTGCCTTTTCTGGTGATGCCCTGGACCTGAAATTCAGTAAATCCAAGTACCTGAAAAG aTATGTCGAGAAAGAGGAGAGTAGAACCTTTGTGCTGGATAGAGGAGATGGAAGAGAGAAAGATGCTCAAAAGGAAAAAGGCTTGGAGAAAGACAGGGcaaagggaagggaatgggggaATAAAGGAGGAGTAGATTATGGTAGCTCTAAAGGAGAGTATATGAGGAAGGAAGCTGAAAAAATACATTTAACTGAGTCTCCAGAGAAGTGCAGACAGTTTAGTTTAGTTGGGTTATCTGACGAAATAGCTGAATTAGATAATTATAGATCTAAATTTCAATATACTGTGACAAATCAAAAGGAAAAGGACTATGAATCTCATTGGGATACTGGCTGTGAGGAAGATAAATATAACACAAAAATTGTAATCAGAAGAACAAAAGACCACGATAGGTTTGAAGAtgatagattttttaaatttaatgtGGCTAGCTTTTCATCTAGTGCAATTAAAGAGAAGCTTAGGGAAGATGACAAGTACGTAGAGAAAAAATATGAGGAAAGAACAGCACCAAAGAAAGATTCTATCTCACCTGAGCCAGTGAAAGTTGAAATATTCAAAGAGTTCTTTGATCCATGCTCTTCATTGCCACAATCAAAAACCATGGATGTCAGAGAAAGGGATAAAATGTCTTTCACAGAGGAAAGCCCGCCTAGAATGAAAACCTTCCCTGCTGCATCCTGTCAACCTGAAGTGAAATTGAAAGTGCCATCCTCCCAGCTAGAAGATTCTGTCCT ACCTGCAAGTTCTTTGACAACTGAAAGACTACTATCCAGTGCTCTTGTCCACTCCAACACGAAAGAGCAAGGATTCCGTTCTATCTTTGATCACCTTAAGTTTCCTCAGTTTTACAGAAGTTCATCAGAGTCATTTATTCATCATATTGTGACCCTGGTTCATCATGTTAAAG AGCATTATTTCAAGTCATCAGGAATGACCATAAATGAACGCTTTACAATGCATCAGAAGACAGCAGGAGATCATGGACCTAGGCAGAAAAGTCCTGAAATCCATAG GAGAATTGACATTTCTCCCAACTCTCTACGAAAACATACTTGCATCACAGAGGAAGACTTGTGCTCCAAGGAAGAGAACCGAAAG gcagaaaaaaaattgaaatgtgATGCAGCTGACTTGCGCCTTGATATTGATCGACGCAGAAAAGAGAAAAGTAAAGAACGTGAAGGTTCACTAGAATCCAGTACATCAAAGAAACTTTCCTTAGAAAAACCAGGGAAAGACCAAAAAGAGTACAAAGATGTCAAATCCTTCAAGGAGGGAAG CAAGTACAGAAATAAAGATCGGGATCATTCCAGTTGCTCATCATCACCTTCACCTGAACCTCATGAAGATAGAGAAGTCAGAAAAGAAAGGGATGATGGACCAAGTGGCTTTAAGTCGTTCCAAGGACATACAGATAGTGCAGTTTTTCAAGGGCGAGGAAGATCCAGAGGAAATTTT CAGTTTCGAATAAAAGGTGGCAGAGGGAGAGCCAGGGGAGCTTTCTCTGGTTTGAGTACTGTTTCCACCACTACTACAAATCCAAATTTTCAAAAGCGATCCAAGGAGGAGGAGTGGGATCCTGAATACACTCCAAAGAGCAAGAAATACTTCTTG